A DNA window from Thermogemmatispora onikobensis contains the following coding sequences:
- a CDS encoding sigma-70 family RNA polymerase sigma factor — MEETLSELNLTVLANYCILELQRSRRHEPVDGGYCLELFRRAVEQQTDQAWTLLQQCLSETIRLWLRTHPGMSQALQHDSEENYIALTFSRFWQAVQEHPPEFPSLKAVLSYLHATLHGVIIDVLRSYQRRQEISLTPFETPSLHKEAEEPGDQEDDYTWESIESLLPHARERRLAYLLYYCGLKPREIVLRCADEFSDIKEIYRLNHNLVDRLRRNRERLRWLLRVE; from the coding sequence ATGGAAGAAACGCTAAGCGAACTCAATCTTACAGTGCTGGCCAACTACTGCATTCTCGAATTGCAGCGCTCGCGCCGGCACGAGCCAGTCGATGGAGGCTACTGCCTGGAGCTATTTCGCCGCGCAGTTGAGCAACAAACCGATCAGGCCTGGACCCTGCTACAGCAATGTCTGAGCGAGACCATTCGCCTCTGGCTGCGTACCCACCCCGGCATGAGCCAGGCACTCCAGCACGATTCCGAAGAAAACTATATCGCCTTGACCTTCAGTCGCTTCTGGCAGGCAGTACAGGAACATCCCCCCGAGTTCCCAAGTCTGAAGGCCGTGCTGAGCTACTTGCACGCCACACTCCACGGCGTCATCATCGACGTGCTGCGCAGCTATCAACGCCGGCAGGAGATTTCCCTGACCCCCTTCGAGACCCCGTCCCTGCACAAGGAAGCCGAGGAACCTGGCGATCAGGAAGACGACTATACCTGGGAATCGATCGAGAGTCTACTGCCACACGCACGCGAGCGGCGCCTTGCTTACTTACTCTACTATTGCGGCCTGAAGCCTCGCGAGATCGTCCTGCGCTGCGCCGATGAGTTCAGCGATATCAAGGAGATCTACCGCCTGAATCATAATCTGGTCGACCGCCTCCGCCGCAACCGCGAGCGCCTGCGCTGGCTGTTAAGGGTCGAATAG